Sequence from the Cryptococcus neoformans var. neoformans JEC21 chromosome 1, complete sequence genome:
ATTGTTAGTATCGACCAGCGACTATCGTTTTAGAAGGCTGTCCGTCGAGAGCGAGACTCCGAACTCCGACTATTATATCCCTGCTGTAGCCGCAACCACTTTTAGTTACGTAATGGAGGCCCCCTGACAAGCCGGAGAAGGCCGAAGAGGACGCAACAAGGAAGCCGGACGCGacaggagggagagtgacGGGTGATGGTTGGTGGATGCTTCAGAgatgctcttctcccccaCTCtccccaccttctccactCCTCCCCATCATGgcctctctccttctgcccCTATTTTTCCACCTTTTGTCATCCCTCGCCGAAACCGCAGCCGCAGGGGCCAccccctcatcttctccagctctcTTTGTTTCGTCTGACCCCCCTGCGCACGACACCGCAGGTTGCCTCAAAACATCCTATTATGGCACATATGGAGGAGCACCGAAGGAGCAGGATCATATATATCTTCCTACCGCCGAGTGTCTTCTCACCGTATCAGCCTTGGACGCTGTCACATCAGGCTCTATCGTTTCAGTGAATGATTTGATgcttggtgatggtgaCCGCCTGGTCTGGGTTGGCCGCTCTGGTGTATCGCACAAAGATAGTCAAGTCGTACCTCTCATAGAGGAAAGCTGGAACTTAATCTCTAGCCACTCACGTGATATCGTTTCGGAGAGTAATAGCAGAGGTGTGGGATATGGCACCCAGCATGTTCTCCAAAAGGCAAACGAGCTGCATCACATTCGTCCAATCACACTGGTCCATCAAACGGAACACTCGCTGCTTGTCAACgttccatcatcttttctGCCAATTTTTGACACTCTGCTTCCCCCTCATCTGGTCCCCGTTGCGCTCCCAATCGCTCCGTTACCTATATCAGTTTCAGGATGGCAATCTGTCCCCAAGAAATTTGCCAAGCACCTTGCGAATATCACCGAGCATCTGAGCTTTTCACCGGAGTTAGACAGAATCGTGTCTGAAGGCATCAGGTTGAATCAGATAAGGAGAGACGTTAGATGGCTGACTGGGGAGGCACCCAGCGGGATTGAGTCAAGGCACAGCTTCACTTCTGGGGCTGTTAAAGCCGCCCAGTGGATATCATGTGAGTTCCTAGATCGGAACGGTCAGTCGGTCAAGCTAACTTGTCTGCGTCAAAAGCCCAGGTAGAAAGCACGGGCGCTGATTGCTCTTTACAGTATTTCCTCTCTGGTTTTGCTCCCAATGTCATCTGTCACTACCCATCCACCCTCAATTCCACGGAGCGTGTCATATTCTCCGCCCATTATGATTCTCGCGGTTCTTTTGGTTCTACTCGAGCTCCTGgtggcgatgatgatggttctGGCACAGGTCATCTCTTGAGCCTCGCTCGCGCGATCAGTAATCAGGGGATTGTGTTTGAGAAAGCAGTAacccttgcctttttcgctggagaagagcaaggacTGCTCGGTAGTCACGCTTATGCGGGTGCGTCAGAATAGCATTGCAGAGCCGCGCATTGATGACTGAAATTGCCTTCAACAGAGTACTTAAATTCCCAAAACGCGACGGTCCTACTGCAAGTTCAAGCTGACATGCTCGGCTATCATGCCGTGGGTATAATTGTCTTGGGTATTCATGTTATCTGCTGACATATGATAAGCCTGGCGAACCTTTGCAGCTGGGTTTACCAGAAACGTATGTTCAAATGATGATTCTACTCGCATCACTCTCGTAATCTAAGGATCCTACTCACACCTTTTCCTGTAGTATACACCTTCCTGAAGCAAGCTATTTGATTGGTAACCTTTCCCAACTCTATTCTCCAGAGCTTGTTGTTGGGAAGACTGCAGCATGCTGCTCCGATCACCAAAGCTTCGTTACCTACGGCTTCCCCGCCACACAAGTTTTCGAGCGCAATGGCCCCATTGTGGACCCAATGTACCATAATTCCGGGGATGTCTCTCAAAGGGAGGGATATGATTTTGAACAAATTGTATCTATCGCAAAGGTTACACTGTCAGCATTGCTTACCGTGGCTGGGTATAAAAGAGTGCCAGTTTAGTTGCGTAGCAGTGTATAAATCATTCAGAAGactcttttccttcagAGTATATTTCGTACGACTGTGCAAACTGTTCTCTCTGAATATTCGTAAAGGGATGATGATTAGATAACAGACATGAATTTCGTTATTTTATGTTCTTGGTTaattttcttctcccttttgTTGGAGTTGCACATTTCAAACCCTTGTATGCATTACTATGGAGGTCATCAAACGTTGATGCGTTTGCCTAGCAATTCATTACAAGCCGCGTTCCTTCAGGCCTTGCTTgaccgccgccgccgaaTGGCGAATATCAAATAAATGCCTGTAATCTGTATGTAGCACGCATAACACTAAATTGTTACTGGAAGCTGTCTAGTACTCGTCATTTCTTGACCATTTCTTGATCACGCATATAAATTTAGTTATCTTACAATTCGGTCTAGTACGAGCAAGTAGAGTATCGATAGCCGTACGTTCCGTTCTATCTTAGTTTATCTAGCCGGAGCTCAGCTAACGGCCACGGAACAAGGCAGACGACGAAGTATCCGACCAACTATACGCGGCGCGATCGCCTTCCAGGCCATATCAGAAGTCCACAACTCAGCAAACACCATCCGCATCATCCATTGTGTTGGCGAAAGACGGTCATTACGATTGCTTCTGGCACTCTTCCTATCAAAAACCAGCAAGAAACCAACATGGGACAAGACTAGGCAACGAGAAACGTCATAGCATTGTAAAAGAGTATGAGCACTATCCTTCAGGACTGGATTGATGTAAGTGTTTATAGGCAACCCACTTGACAAGTAACCCGCTCCTGACGGGATGTGAAGCTCCTCAATGCAGAACAGCATGTCCAAGTAGACAAATTGAAAGAACATGCACGCCATGGAATTGCGGCACCTATACGAGGCGTAAGACCTGCATCTCTCCCGTGGTTGAGCGACAGCTAGCTCACTTCTTCACTCAAACAGGAAGTCTGGTTATATCTTCTCGGCGTACTTTCTGAGGACAAGACATCCGAGATCACATCCCTCATATCCCTCGATCTTAGTTACAAAGCTCTATCAAACAGCATACCTTCTCACTTGGCATCTCTATTACTGAAAACCGCACTTGTTCATCACACCAAAAGATTTCGCAATGAAACTTATGCGGATTTGATCACTTCGATCACGGCGGAGCAGCCCATCGTCAGAGAGACATCATGGACGGCAACTCGTCCTTCAATATCAGGCGTGCCGAAATCACCAGGCGACATCACCACTTCGTCCCTCACTTCTCCTCAGAATTCATCAGAACGTCAGATCTCGGCCTCCCAGGGCCCTGCAACTCTGCCACCAGACCCCACATCTGAAGAGGTCGAAAGCTTTAATACCATTCGTTCTCAACTTTCTCGCATATTACCCAAACCCCCATCTACACCCCCTACTAGACACGGGTTTTTATCAatgttggaggaggtaTTGGGAAAGTTTTGGAACGCTGAGAATTTAGAGGGAAGGGACGATGAATGGAGGAAAGACGATGCAGGTGGGTTCGAGGGAAGTGAAAAAGATTGGGTCTATTTGTGCACGCCATTTGTGTGCTGTTTATCTAGGCCCGTGGGAGTGTTTCTGGGTTTCAAATCTTTGATGGAGCGCATGAGTAAGTCGCCATCTGTATCAGCTTATACCTACATGAGGCGTATTCAATAATTTCAGGAGCTTTTCCCCCATTACCTGTACGACTAGCATCTTTTCTCACCCTTTTTCGACAAGCTTTACCAGAGCTTCATTCGTACTGTGAAGATGAGCAAGTGCCTTACGTTCAAGTAGCATTAAGCTGGATGACGACTCTGCTGGCTAAGGAAATGTGGTTGGGTGATGTCCTTCGTTTATGGGGTAAGCTTTGAGGTTATTCTCTGGATTCTGGCATGCTGATACGAGCCAGATACATATCTTGCCGCCCATGACATGTTTGCACTGCATT
This genomic interval carries:
- a CDS encoding aminopeptidase, putative is translated as MASLLLPLFFHLLSSLAETAAAGATPSSSPALFVSSDPPAHDTAGCLKTSYYGTYGGAPKEQDHIYLPTAECLLTVSALDAVTSGSIVSVNDLMLGDGDRLVWVGRSGVSHKDSQVVPLIEESWNLISSHSRDIVSESNSRGVGYGTQHVLQKANELHHIRPITLVHQTEHSLLVNVPSSFLPIFDTLLPPHLVPVALPIAPLPISVSGWQSVPKKFAKHLANITEHLSFSPELDRIVSEGIRLNQIRRDVRWLTGEAPSGIESRHSFTSGAVKAAQWISSQVESTGADCSLQYFLSGFAPNVICHYPSTLNSTERVIFSAHYDSRGSFGSTRAPGGDDDGSGTGHLLSLARAISNQGIVFEKAVTLAFFAGEEQGLLGSHAYAEYLNSQNATVLLQVQADMLGYHAPGEPLQLGLPETIHLPEASYLIGNLSQLYSPELVVGKTAACCSDHQSFVTYGFPATQVFERNGPIVDPMYHNSGDVSQREGYDFEQIVSIAKVTLSALLTVAGYKRVPV
- a CDS encoding expressed protein, producing MSTILQDWIDLLNAEQHVQVDKLKEHARHGIAAPIRGEVWLYLLGVLSEDKTSEITSLISLDLSYKALSNSIPSHLASLLLKTALVHHTKRFRNETYADLITSITAEQPIVRETSWTATRPSISGVPKSPGDITTSSLTSPQNSSERQISASQGPATLPPDPTSEEVESFNTIRSQLSRILPKPPSTPPTRHGFLSMLEEVLGKFWNAENLEGRDDEWRKDDAGGFEGSEKDWVYLCTPFVCCLSRPVGVFLGFKSLMERMRAFPPLPVRLASFLTLFRQALPELHSYCEDEQVPYVQVALSWMTTLLAKEMWLGDVLRLWDTYLAAHDMFALHCYVCVAIFSTCKETLEELDGSEAKLMLLDLPPMDVDRLLQDAANLRVTFPLARHADEEE